taaaaaaaagaaataagaaaaaccacCAGGGATACCTAGATTACCTaattttgcttgtgtgtgtgtgtggggggggggtcacataACAAGGGTGGAGACACCTGTTCCTAGCACTCCTTACTGCTACCTACCCTGCACTGATTTCCCAGAGCTGCCCACCAGCTTCAGCGACCCACATCCTACTCACATAGATGCCCGCCTGGATGGACAGCTCCACCCCCGAGCACTCGATGGTAACTTCTGGCTTGCACCCCAGCAGATCTTCCACTTTACTGGCAATTTCTTTAGGGCTCTCCTTGGATATCTGGAGGATGAAATCAGCCCCAACTTCCTTGGCTTTAGACAACCGAGTGGCAGACAGATCTAAAGTTGAACAAAAGTTTCTTTCAAACTGAGAACTGGATGGCAGattggagagaaaatgaagatggaGGTGTATGTTTTAGTGGTAATAAAACTCTGGTGTAGTGGGTGGTGTCACTGAGCCCAAACACTTACTCTCTACACCTTCACACTCTCCCATACACACCAcacagctacacacacacacacacacacacacacacacacacacacactccctttcccttcccccatccctctcACTCAGATCACTTCTCAAATATCCACTGTTTTACATCCCCACACACCCCTATACACACCACACAGCTCTACAtagcttccctctctctctctctgaagggTACCCGGTCCTCACATATACATTCAGATACCTTCTATACACTGATACCTTCTCCACACACAAAGCACTCACTCTCCTACATCCCTACTCCCCTTATATCCACATACTCCACACAATTCTATACACTCACCCACACCCACACTCTCATAtaccttacacacacacacacacacacacattctctcactGATGccttctccacacacacacacacacacacacacacacacgcccttcTATACCCTACATGCTTCCACACATACTGTCACAGATAAGCTctcctcacacatacacacatctctCACCTATACCACACActgcacacacaaacaccctCCTATAAACATATCATAGATCCCACTAACtccacctcacacacacacaagcacacctTCTTTACCTCCTGGGTTTGGTCAAATGGACCAGGGGCTAAGCTTCTTCTTAGAACTGAGTGAGCAGTAGGGGCATCTGGGGTCCACACATAAAGAACCAGACCTTCTCCACAGCAGCCACCCTCTGCCCCTGGGTGGGCTTTTCAACCATTGAACCCcggggggagaaaagaggaagagccCCTTTAGAAACCCAGCACTCCAGGAAAGGAATAGTTCTCAAGCCCCTGGCCTAAACGGTAGGCCAGCTGTTTCCTCTTCAAggagattgaaaaagaaaacctcttaCCAGTCACCACCACTTGGGCTGCACCCATTGCCTTGGCCACGATCAAAGTGACCAGTCCAATTGGCCCTAAATAAAGCAGGAAATGAGAGATGTTTGTGAAATATTAAACATCAGCTCTCCCCCTTGTCCAGGCCATGGACAGGAACCATAGCTTGTGTGCACCTCTAACATCTACCCTGGTGCCTACCACATAGTGAGGCCTTAACAACTATCTGTTGAATGCATAAGTAcatgaatatatgaagaactgtTCTGGACATGAAATTTGCTCCTACTGCTGAGTTCCATTTAATTCTCTCAATCTCAAAGCTATAACTTTTCCGTTTACTCTGCTTGGGGAAAATGGCAAATTAGAAGAGGGCtcgagaaaatatatttgttaagagaataaaatgtcTCAGAAGGCCTGGATACActgtcctgttctctctctggCTCCTACCCTCTTAGAACCCATCACATCCCCCCAAGGAGAGACACATCCTTTACAGGTGTCCTCTGAGGACCACCTTGGCTTAAGTGACCTGGCTCCATGGGCTGACCCAGCTGCTCAGGCAGCTCTAGGATCAGGGACTTAAAAATCAGTCCAGAGACCACTTGCTTCCCACAGCATCTGCATGCTGGATGACACGGTTTTAGTACAAAACCAGACCCACAAAATGAGACTGCAGATTCTTTGAGGATTTGCTGTTTGACACtgcctttgaaaataattttgtgagtTTCCTCCCAAAGTCAAAACACTGGAAGATACTTGAAATTACCAACAAAGAGGTGATTAGCTAAACAAACTACAATGGGGTATTAcacaactattaaaaattatgtcatAACTCGTTCATCCAGTGTGATGGAAAGATGTTCATAatataccaattttttttttttaaagagtgggtAAAATAAGGCATGTTTAccatgatctcatttttaaaaactgaaagattcagggcacctgggtggctcagtcagttagacatccaacttctgcttaggtttgtgagtttgagccccacatcgggctctgtgctgacagctcaaagcctggagcccgcttcagattctatgtctccctttctctctgcccctctcccactcacactgtctctctctcaaaaataaataaacattaaaaaaaaattaaaaacctgaaaaattctACATCAAAATATTCACAGTGGTTCTCTTTCAGGATGATAGGTGATGGGGCTATGGGTGAAtttctgtgtgtatacacatgtggtATGCATGACTTCTTTTTCTACGTCAAAAAGGAATTACttatacaaattaaatatatatatatatataaacacacacacacacacacacacacacacacacacacacacacacatgtatgtcacttgtggggctcctgggtggcttagtcagttaagcattcaactcttgatttcagctcaggtcgtgacctcacagttgtgagactgagcccctgcattgagctctgtactgacagcatggagcctacttgggattctcttcctcccccctctctctttctcgctcataaaaataaatttaaaaaaaataaaaagcttctgcacagcaaagaaaaccatcaacaaaatgaaaaaggcaaccTATCAAGTAagggaaaacatttgcaaatcatatatctgataaggggttaatatccaaaatatataaagaactcatacaatcaATAGCAAAAATCCAAGcgatctgattttaaaatgggcagaggatctaaagacattttcttcatatatatatatatatatatatatatatatatatatatatatacacacccaaaGTGGgccttgaacttacaaccctgagatcaagagttgcatgttctactgagtgagccagccaggcacccctaaacagacaacattttcccaaagaagacatacaggtggccaacaggtacatggaaagGTGCAtagcatcactcatcattagggaaatgcaaatcaagaccacaatgagatatcacctcacacctgtcagaatggctactattaaaaagacatgaaaaaaaataaaaataaaaagacatgaaataacaagtgttggcaaggatatggagaaaagggaactctcgtgcactgttagtgggaatgtaaattgatatgggcactgtggaaaacagtatggagtttcctcacaaaattaaaaatagaactaccagatGATCCAGTAAGTCCACTTCTCGGTATTTAAtgaaaaacactaactcaaaaagatatctgtaccccatgttcattgcaccattatttacaacagccaagatatggaaacaacctaagtgtccatcaacagatgcatatacaaagaaaatgtggtttatatgtacacagtggaatattattcagctgtaaaaaagaaatcttgccatttgtgacaacatggatggactttgagggcattatgctgagtgaaataaatcagacaaagacaaatactgtatgatctcacttatatgtggaatccaaacaaaaacaaaatgaaacaacaaaactcACAAGTAACAGTACAAAATGGTTTCCAGAGGGGGCGTGGTGAGAGCTGAGTGAAATGAGTGAagagggtcaaaaggtacaaacctccagttgTAAAGTaaacaagtcatggggatataacatacagcatgatgattatagtcaataatactatattgcatatttgacagttgctaaaagagtagatcttaaaagttctcatcacaaaaaaattttgtaactatgtatagTGACAGGTGTTAACTGGACTTATGGTGCTGATCATTTGGTAATACGtgcaaatatcaaatcatcacgttgtgtacctgaaactaaggtaatgttatatgtcaattatacctaaaAGGGTGTGTGAGGAACACCAAATCACACCCACAAGGAGTATGAGCATGTTGTCTGTGTCACTAGCATTAGACACCTAGAATGGTTCAGTCTGAGGCTGCTAGGGTTTTGTTCGGGTGgctggaagcaggggaggagagaacgCAGCCAGCTGCAACCCCAATGCAAGCCAAGTGCTGGCTCATGGTGGACTGGACTCCATTCCTTCCACTGGCCATGAGCAGGACCCACCTCATTCCTGGATGGACCAGGAGACCACTTCTCTGGCATGACTTAAGTTCAGAAAGTCACCTTTCCCTTAACTACCAAAAATATTCCCtgtcaagttaaaaaaatcatcccaaattacattctttaaatgaacaaaaacagatATATTGCCTAGGAAATAACATGAAATACTATTATGTCTGCAGATAGTTTATTTAGCAAAGTGCTGGTCACTGAGGGAATGGGACACCGTAATCCTCTTCCACCCAGAAAGATTCTAGGACCAATTCCAGCCATTGGTGGGGAAATGAGACGGGCAGAGGGATCTCCACATTACCCTTTAAGGAACTCATAATCACGGTATCATCTGTTTCTTACCAGCTCCACACACAAAGACCTTGTTCCCCAGGGTGATTCCAGCTCGCCGGCAGGCATGGATCCCCACAGACAGTGGCTCAATCAGGGCCCCTTCCTCGAAGGTGACGTTGTCAGGAAGCCTAGGGTGTCATTCAACACACTCAGTTAGTCCCTCTCTGGGTAAcaacaatagctaatatttattgagtatttgctTATGTGCCTAGCAACATGCTGAGCAATTTACATATATTCATTCACACAAACTTTGGAAGAGTTCTAGTGTAGGcactaatattctcattttacagacaaagaaacagagcCTTGGAGAATTAAATGACTTGTGCCAAAGGTTCAAAACTAGTGAGAGGCTCAAAGGGTTTGAAATGGAAACCAGATAGGTCTGATTCCAGAATCCATGCCACGCTGCCCTGCTctgaaaatggtttttttttggaCAAATCACTTCAGTGAATGTGCACACATTATGTTTTCTTCAACATGTTACCCAAGACGAGATATGTTGTGATTACCATTAATAAATGAGAAGTTCATTTAATAAGAGGTTAATATGACCACACTCCAGCATCTCATCTGCTTCTCAAACCTATGTATATAGCCTTTCTGGTTTCACTTCAGCAAACAATCCCAACTATCAGCAGCTTTGCCAAACAGTGATTTAGAAGCTGATGTCACTCTTGTTTGCTGCCCTCCCCCCGAATTGTATGTTCCAGAAGAACCACATCTGATGGCAGCAGCTGCCTGGCTGCCCCTGGACTGGTTGTAAAGGGAAAAGGGCCTCTCTTCCAGGCAGTTGATTAAATGCTGTGTCACCTTCACCACGGGGTTCTTGGTTTTCACTTCCCAGTCCACTGGCATCCTGACCCTATTAACAACCCCGATGATGATGACAGCAAACATTTGCATAAGGCTTTACAGATTAGAGGGCTTTTtcatccattatctcatttgatcctcaccaTGACCTTGTCAGGCAGGAAGGACAGGctttatttttaccttcattctacagaagaggaaactgaagctcaatgACACtcagagacttgcccaaggttacaagGCTAATGAGTGGAAAAGCAAGACCTGAACTCAGGTCTCTGGTTCCACATCCTGCCTGCCCCATATCAGCCGCCTGCTAGTACCAGCAGCAATGTGGTTCACATCTCATTTCTGCTAATTCCTCACTGTCCAGTATTTTTATTCAGGGCCCCCAAACCTCCACATGCTAGAACATGAAAATCCTCAAGTTCCAAAAAGGAAGGTGTCAGCCAAACCATGTGCTTGTTCCCATGACCTGTCACACTATTCCACAGAATAAGTAATGAGGCTTACAGTCGGCCTCTGCCTGCTGCCCCccaccatttcctcctccctcccctctgcgtCTCTCACATTGTCAACCCTACTTCAATCTTCTCTCCTGCTCGGATTGCCACCATCACCCCTTCCCACCAATGTGACCCATCAATTCTATAAAAGAGATAAAGGTTTGAAGTGAAATAATGAAGACTCCCAAACTCTCCCAAGGAATCACCAACCATACTGCCTCAGACATGCCTGCCCCTTGACATCTGGGACTTCCCCCAAAGCTTgtgtgggctctgagctgagggtGGTCTTTGGTCAGGAATGGTGTGCCGCTCTTAACCTTCACTCTGATTTCCCCTTAGCAGAACACCCAGGAAAATGGGATTGAGGATGGTGATGATAGAGGATTATTATGGTGAGACTGTTCTACTCATTAGGCAGGTGCTGCCTTAATCACCTAGACAGCCACACTAGCCACACGGGGAGGGCAGCCTGGCATGTAGGCAGAAGCACCAGGAAGAGTCCTGGGCCCAGCGCCTTTGCCACTGACCTTTGGAGAGTCTCTGGGTCCTCCTCTATGCTCCCACTAACCTGACCTTGTtcagtgggagggaagggggatgggaaCACTCTAAGTTTCTTCCCAGCTCTGATCTTTCCTGACTTTATAAACATCAGAGAATAATGCAACTTGGTGGTTTTCACAATAGGGTTGAGGGAACAGCAAAAGGATAATCAAGAAGTCAAGGGGGAAgcaggaagataaaaagaaaataaggtggGTAGGAAAATAAAGAGGCCGTGGCAGTATAGGAATCCTCACAAACAGAAACCAGAGAAGAGGGTGTGGGTCCAGGGCTGGTGTGGGGACGTGAGCAGAAAGCACcctgggagaaaaggagaggtggggggttGCACGTCCCCTAGGGGCCCTCCTCAGCCCTCCCATTAACACTGCCAAAAGAATACAACCTCCCCCACCATTGTCTACAAaggcccacccacccccatccccagtgcAAGACTTCCTTTCATACCTAACCTGTACTATCCCCCAGACACAAGGCCATATCTATGACATATCATGGCaccattcattgagcacctactatgtgccaggcctcaTGCTGAGTACTTGATAAACTTTTCTCATTGAATTCTGTCAATAAGCTATGCATTTCACCATATTGGTgctattatcatttccattttacgaGCAAAGATATTGAGGTTACAAAGTTTAAGTAACTCGCTGAACGTCACACAGTTGGTCGATGGCAGAGACCAGCGGTTAGTcttgaaatttatcattttgcttttctgcCTTTCATGAAAACCTCGTTTGGTGCCTTGACTTGGAAAGGGCCCAGAAAAGGGAGGATGGTCGGAAACCACTTGCTGAAAGGTAGACTCTACACACATAACTTGCTTTCTTCTAGAGCAGTTAGATGTTGACTTAAACGCATCACGAGGTCTGGCCTCTGACTCCTCTCAAGGCTTCCAGTAGGCACTAGAAAACTCAGATCTATCAGACTGCCCCTGTAATGGGCACCTGGCCCCTTTCAGACAAGCCCCATCCTGACCAACAGAGCCATAGCTGGGGCCAGGTCGGAATGGGAGGAAAACACACCTGTCAGACAGTCAGAAGGAAAGAGGCACATCAGCACCCCAGAGCTCCATGGGtgcaacactgtgcttctgcagataCCAATTCTCACCCCAAAACCATTTTGAGAGTTGGGGTAGGGCAGTGAGCACAGGACAGGAATTTAAGACTCTCAGCTGCCCCAGCTTGAGTCCTTGCTCTGCTCTGCAATTTCTTGCTGGGTCTGCACCCTTGCACAAGACTGCAGTCCTGGTGCCCACCTCACCATTATTCTTATGCAGGTTCAATAAGATGAGGTATGCAAAGCACTTATTAGTAAAAGGCCAGGCATGTGGGAATAATAATTGTGATTTCACATGCATTGCCTCATTTAAACTTTGGGTGATTAAATGAGACTGAAGCAGAGGAAGGTTAAGTCATTTCCTCAAAGTCACTCACTAGGAGAGAGTGGATCCAGGGTCCCAAAGCTCATGCCCTGGCTCCATGCCATGCCTCATCTGTAAGCCCCAATTGTTGCTGTTACTGGGGGTCACTGCTGTAATAAGTTCTCTTTCCTGGGAGCTGCCTTGGAAACCAGTAATGGAGGACGAACCTCAGCAAGTTATCTGCAGGATGGCTGGAGAGGAGTGAGTGATTTTGGCAACAATTTTCTATTGTTGCTCTAGGAAAGGGGAACTTCAGCCCAAAGACTAAAACCAAGTACTGTGAGTCAGTCTTAGCTCTAGTCAAGCTGCCTTCCCTCAATGCCCCCAGAAGGGCCTGTGGAGGGGATGCTTCGTGTCTGAAATTATAAGCTGAAAAGAACAAGGAAATCACCGCAGGAAACTAGGAGAAAGAACCCCAACCAAAAAGGAGCGGGGGAGGTCCCAGGTGGCCAGGCCAGGCCTTGGGCACTAACTTGTAGCAGAAGTCAGCGTTGTGCTTATAGAACCGGCAGAGGTTCCCGTCATCAGGGGGCGTGGCACAGAAGAAGATGGATGGCGACAGATTGTATCGGCCAATCTTGcagaattcatccatttctcgCAGAGCACCTGGCTCGATGGCAACACGATCCCCTGGAGAGGAAAAcgtgagcaggggcagagctgCTGTGAAGGGGCACATGCTCCTGGGGAGATGCCAGCAGGGGGAGACACCCACCTCCCCGGGATCCAGGGCCCCCTAGACAAGCTCAACCCATTAGTGCTTCCACAGAAAACTCAGGATGCTACACAGAACATGACCAGCACACTTCTCCAGACTGGTTTGGCCTGCCCTTTTACCAACCATGGAACAAGCCAATCCACCCCTCAGCTCCACAACCACTTCTCAGCTTGGAAAACACAGAACCAGTCCCATCTCTAAGGCAAGCCAGGTCCAGGATTCATCTCAAACCGCTGCATGGAGtttgcagacatttttttttcttcacctgcTTTGAAAATATGGGCCAAGGCCTTGACAAACACAGGAGCCACAATTATGGCATGCCTTATGTTCAGTCTGGTTGCATTTTGACAATAACTAGGAGTTAGGTGATCCCCGGTTTGCAGACCTGCTCAGGCAAATGACCCACAGAGGTCTCGGGCTCTGGCAGAGCAGAGAGTAACTTCCAGGCTTGTGAACTAGTGTACGTCTCCTCTGTCTCACTATGCTTGCTTGGAAACCCAGCCCTAGAATTGGTCTTCTATCTTTTCATTAGGAAAATTGtcaaactggggtgcctgggtggcttggtcagttaagcatccgacttgggctcaggtcatgacctcacagtccgtgagttcgagccccgccttgggctctgtgctgacggctcagagcctggagcctgtttcagattttgtgtctcccttgctctctgcccttcccctcctcatgctctgtctctgtctctgtctctctcaaaaataaataaacattaaaaaaaattaaaaggggtgcctgggtgccttagtcagttaaacttctgacttaggctcaggtcataatttcatggttcgtgagttcaagccccacatcgggctctgtgctgacagctcagagcctggagcctgctttggattctgtgtctccctctctctctgcccctcccctgttcatgtctgtctctctctgtctcaaaaataaataaacgttaaaaaaaaattttttttcaaacatacacTGAAGTTGGAAGAACTGTACAGTGAACACCCAGATGTCCTGCACCTCGATTCTTCAATTAACATGTAGCTAATTCTCTTTATCACATAGCTGCCCATCCATCCCATCTATCTCTCCTCTATCCATTGAGCCATCTTCTTTCCTGATGCATTTCAACGTAGCTTGTAGCCATTAGTACACTCCATGCTTAAATACTTCAGCCTGCCTATCGTTAACTAGAGTTCAAAACTTGTTTAAGGttcttttttaaggtaaaatttaaatatagataaaatgcACAATCTTACATGGATCACtagatgaattttgaaaaaaatgcattcacCTGTGTCATATAAGCCCCTATCAAGGTACAGAACGTTACCACTACCTTGGAAACTTCCTTCCTTTGTGTCCCTTCCCAGTCAGTCCCCAGCCCCACCCGCACAGGGGTGGAACAGTGGAACTAGGGCCCTCCTTAGCCTGAGGAGTGTCACCCGTGGGAGCTTTTCCCTTTACTAAAGAGACACACCTTAAGTTATTTTTATGCCTTTGCATTAAAACTACctacagatggggtgcctgggtggctcagtcggttgagcgtccgacttcagctcaggtcacgatctcgcggtttgtgagttcgagccccgcgtcaggctctgggctgatggctcagagcgtggagcctgcttccaattctgtgtctccctctctctctgccctcccccattcatgctctgtctctctctgtctcaaaaataaatacacattaaaaaaaaaattttaaaactacctaCAGAATAACACAGGGTCCTGGGATGTAGTTAGCGCTCATTAAAAGTAGTGgcggttggggcgcctgggtggcgcagtcggttgagcgtccgacttcagccaggtcacgatctcgcggtccgtgagttcgagccccgcgtcaggctctgggctgatggctcggagcctggagcctgtttccgattctgtgtctccctctctctctgcccctcccctgttcatgctctgtctctctctgtcccaaaaataaataaaaaacattgaaaaaaagaaaaattaaaaaaaaaaaaagtagtggcgGCAATGATAATAGTAGTAATATAAGTAGTATTAACTATTTGCAttgtatttatcattattataattatctgaGCTGGTGTTATTGTACAGGAAATTCAAACTATAAGATAGACAGCCAGattgtatttaaattaagaatttttccatGCTTTAGATTTATTGACTCTAAGATTTGTGTGAAAACTTTATCAACAAATGTTAAGAACTACTCTATGAGTGTGTTCCTTCTTTCTAGACTAGTTGATTAGAATTTTCAGTCCAAATTAGCATATgaaacacttaaataaaaattttgtcttctaaaagaaaaaaaaaaaaggatccacaGAAATTCAACCATATTTATGCAACCATAAAATATATTCCCCTaacctgtgtgtgtctcttcctTCTATCCCTCTCTACTTTCCCCTTGGCCCACTGAACTTTCTCCAAATTATGGTCTACCATTGATGATAACTTCTGCAATCTAGCATTCAAGAGTCTCCATAATCAGGTGGAGTTCTATATTACTCAGTTTTGTCTTCCAGTTATTACattgtaataatataataacaactCACAGCTGTACAGTTTTTTAAAGAGGGACTTGTATATAGATTATGCATTTTTATCGTCTCCACTAACTCCCCAACACAGAACCTCTACTCTGAGCACCATAGAATTATTAGCAACCCAGATATATTATGCTCATCTCTGTGATTTTATTACTCTGTTCCTTTAACTAGAATATTAGCTTCGGACCCCTTCACTAACTCAAATACAAAACCGTTTTCAAGTCTCCAGATGCTGGGCAGGCCAATGGTTCTGAGCACTTGCTTTAGAGTCAGAAAGACCAAGACAGGTGTCCCAGCTTGAGACTCACTAGTGTATGACTCTGCCTAATCACCGTGctttactttcttcatctgttaaggaagaaaataatgcctACCTTATACAGTTGTTTCAGTAATGACATACATaattatacatgtaaatatttaacaTGGAGGCTAACAGTAAAGCAATGAATAGTAGCTACCTTCTTCCTacaattattattgttaaatatcTAGCCCCAACACGTATCTCCTCCATGAACCTTCATTTAAGACCTCTGCCCACCACAAATGCCCTTTCTTTGAACTGCACGAGCCAATTCTTTTTCATACCTTATAGTACCCAATAGTCTTATTCTCTAATTATTGGTATTTATGTCCTGATGTCTGGTCTTCCCAACTAGATGAAAGTATCCAGGTATCATATCTTCTCAATTCTCTGTATCCCTCAAAGCACAAGGTTGGACTCATTGTGGATTGCACTCAGCACTCattataactgaaatttaaagaaCCCCCACACTCTTTATTATGACTAGTATTTAGAGATCTGGTCCCACAGGTAAGAACCACTCAGGGGCTGTTGGAAACTATGAATCTTCCCCTTTGGGATAGCCCCACAAAATTCTCAGGGGCTTTCTCAACTTCCACTCATG
The sequence above is a segment of the Panthera leo isolate Ple1 chromosome B3, P.leo_Ple1_pat1.1, whole genome shotgun sequence genome. Coding sequences within it:
- the SORD gene encoding sorbitol dehydrogenase isoform X2; the protein is MHSVGICGSDVHYWQHGRIGDFIVKKPMVLGHEASGTVVKVGSLVKHLKPGDRVAIEPGALREMDEFCKIGRYNLSPSIFFCATPPDDGNLCRFYKHNADFCYKLPDNVTFEEGALIEPLSVGIHACRRAGITLGNKVFVCGAGPIGLVTLIVAKAMGAAQVVVTDLSATRLSKAKEVGADFILQISKESPKEIASKVEDLLGCKPEVTIECSGVELSIQAGIYATRSGGTLVLVGLGSEMTTVPLVHAATREVDIKGVFRYCNTWPMAISMLASKSVNVKPLVTHRFPLEKALEAFETSRKGLGLKVMLKCDPNDQNP